Within Amycolatopsis sp. cg5, the genomic segment CTCCAGCGCCGCTTCGGCCTTGGCCTGAGCCTGCTCGGCCTTGGCGATCCCGCCCTCGATCTTCTCGGTGCGCTCCTGGTAGAGCGTCTCGAAGCGAGGAGCCACGAACTTCTTGATCAAGAAGAACAGGATCAGGAAGGCGATGAGACCGATGACGATTTCCTCGGGGTGAGGAATGATCGGGTTGATCTTTTCCTCGGCCGCGAGGACCAATTCGGTGTTCAGCACAGGGTCTCCCTACGCGATGAGGGTGAAATCAGGAGGCCAGGAAGAACATGACGATACCGATCAGCGCGAGGACCTCGACGATGGCGAAGGTGGTCCACGCGAGGCCGAGCAGCTTGCCCTGGGCCTCCGGCTGACGGGCCGAACCGTTGATGACGGCCGAGAAGATCAGACCGACACCGATACCGGGGCCGATGGCGCCCAGGCCGTAACCGATGGCGGCGAGGCCCTTGTTGATGTCGACGGCCTGAGCGGCGGTCTCAGCGGCCTGCTGCGCCAGAAGAATGTTGCTCACTTGCAATTCCCTTTCAAATCGGTCCGCCGTGGGGCGGATCGGGGGTCTACGGGTTTACCTAGTGGTCGGCGGCCAGCGCGGCGCCGATGTAGTTGGCGGAAAGCAACGCGAAGATGTACGCCTGGAGAACCTGGATCAAAGCTTCCAAGAACGTCATCGCGATGGCCATCGCGAAACCGACGATCGACACCGGCTTCAGCGGTCCGGCCGCCTCGGTAAGCAGGTACGACCCGCCGAGCGTGAAGACCGCGAGCAGGAGGTGACCCGAGAACATGGCCGCGAAAACACGCAGTGCCAGCGTGAGCGGGTTCAGGACGAACTTCTGCAGGAACTCGATCGGGATCAGCAGCGGGAGAATGAATCCCGGTGCGCCCGGCGGGATCAGCTGGTTCTTCAGGTACCCGCTGAAACCGTGGCGCCGGAAGCCGACGAAGTGGTAGAGCGGGTAGACGACGATCAGCGAGATCGCCAGCGGGAAGCCGAAGTGCGACATGGTGGGGAACTGGATGAACGGGATGAGCCCGAACAGGTTGTTCACCAGAATGAAGCAGAAGATGGTGAGGATCAGCGGCACGAAGGGCTTGAAGTCCTTCGCCCCGATCTGCTCACGCGCGATGTTGTTGCGCCCGAAGTCGTAGACCGACTCGGCCATGAACTGGCCCTTGCCCGGAACGACCTTCAGCTTGCGCGAAGAAATCAGGAAGAATGCGGCGACAATGACCACCGACAGGACGATGAGCACCATCGGCTTGGTGACAAATGTGCCGTCGCCGAAGATCGGCGGAAGCTCGAAATCCCTCGCACTCGGCGGTACGAACTTCTCACCCTCGGCTACTACCAGCGCGCCCAACTGGGCTCCTTCCGGTTCTCCCGGCCGGCGTTCACTCCGCCGGGGGAATCGTCACGATCTGGACTTAACGTACCCGACACTGCGCGGGCACCCGGAGGGGGCTGCCTCTCCCGTGACGAGCGTCCGGAATGCAGACAAGGGACGAGCCAACACGGTCGCCACGCTGCTGTTCGGGGTTCGCCATCGGGAGCGCGGCAAAGGTACCCGCCTCCACACCGCGGACCATACCAGCAGGGGTTTCGACGCCGTACAGGCGTACTCCTAGGGCGCGTTTGCCGGATCAGGCGCGCGAGAGTCGTGATCCAGGTTGTTCCTGGTGGCGCCGTGGTATCGCCCTCGTACCGGGTCGTACTCGGGCGATGGCGCGGTGCCGCCAGGGACGACCTGGGCGCGGCTATCGCGTGCCTGAGCCGGGAAACACGCCCTGGGCCGTCCGGCCTACTTGGGACCTACTTGGACTCGATGATCAGCGTCGGGATCTTGGTGTTCTTGAACGCGCGGAACTCCGCGAAGGCGGCGACCAGGATGACCGCGAGCATGGTGAACGCGAGTGATTCGGTGTGGAGTGCGTCAACTCCGCGCAGCGCGAACATCACGCCGAACACGATCATGATCTTGACCGCGTAGCCACCGAGCGCGACGACCATCATGAAGGACACGGGCAGGTTCGCCGTCTTGCGCATCATGGCGGTGGTACCCAGCGCCGAGACGATCGCGACGGCGGAGCCGACGACGGAGCCGAGCAGACCCGAGGTTCCGTAAAGGACGGTGAAGGTGATCGCCGCGACGAGAGCGACGACGCCACCGAACTGCAGCGTCGCCTTCTGCATGGCCGCGGCCAGCTTCAGTACCGACTCTGCGTGCGGGTTCGGCTGCTCTGCGGTGTCGGCGGATTCACTCACCCGGCCAGTGTAGGACCGGCGCCGCCCGGCGGGCGGACCGGCTGCCTGCCCGTTCGGCCGCTGACGGCGGTTCGCGCCGCTGGTTCGCTTCGACCATGAAGCGAACACTGTTCAGCGCATTGCTCGCGGGCGTGGCCTTGGCGAGCTTGTCCACCCCGGCGTCCGCGGACGTCGAATACCCGTTCTCGCTCTCGTTCGAGACCGCCTCGGTGTCCGGCAAGGCGGTCCCGCACACCCAGCTGCGAGGTGAACTGTCCAACACGGACACGAACTGTCACTCGCTGTGGATCGGCGAGCCGGGCGGGATCGTTCCCGGCCGGCCGGGCTTCCTGAGATATCACCGGGAAGCCACCGTGTGCGGCGCCGCGTCCACGAAAATCGATTACCTGGCCGCGGGCTGGTACCCCGAGGTGCGGGCGAAACTCTGCCGCGACGAGACCGAGACCACCTGCGGCAAGTCCGTACCGCTCTGACCGAGGTCACCGCCTGCGGGGAATCAGCAGGCCGATGCACACGGCCGCGACGCTCAGCACCGCCACCAAGGCGAGCGCGAAGGCCAAGGTGGTGGTCGTGGGCAGCTGGGTGCCCTGGATGGTGCCGCTGGCGAGGAGCGCGGCGACCACCTGGGTGCCGAGCGCCCGCGCGGCCGCGTAGGCGGTGCCGGACAGGGCGAGCGCGCTGCCGATACGGGCCGGGCCCGCCCTGTCGATCACGATGACCGACAGCGGAGGACCGCCCAGTCCCAGCGAGGCGCCGTAGCAAAGACTGCTCAGCGCGATCGCGATCATGCTGTGCGTGGCCGTCGCGATCACCAGCAGCAGCGACCCGGTCACCAGCGAGCAGCCGGAGGCGAGCAGCATCGCGCGAGCGCCCCAGCGGCGTTCCAGCCCACCGGCCAGCGGGCCGAGCATGAACCCCGCGGTGCTCGTGATCATCAGCGTCCCGACGACCGTGGTCGACAGGCCCAGTCCGTATCCGGTGGACTCCGGCGCCGACCCCATCGTCGGCACCAGCAGGTCGTTGATCGCGTTGACGCCGTGGTACAGCGCGATCAGCGTGATCGCGACCGCC encodes:
- a CDS encoding ATP F0F1 synthase subunit C — encoded protein: MSNILLAQQAAETAAQAVDINKGLAAIGYGLGAIGPGIGVGLIFSAVINGSARQPEAQGKLLGLAWTTFAIVEVLALIGIVMFFLAS
- the atpB gene encoding F0F1 ATP synthase subunit A; this encodes MGALVVAEGEKFVPPSARDFELPPIFGDGTFVTKPMVLIVLSVVIVAAFFLISSRKLKVVPGKGQFMAESVYDFGRNNIAREQIGAKDFKPFVPLILTIFCFILVNNLFGLIPFIQFPTMSHFGFPLAISLIVVYPLYHFVGFRRHGFSGYLKNQLIPPGAPGFILPLLIPIEFLQKFVLNPLTLALRVFAAMFSGHLLLAVFTLGGSYLLTEAAGPLKPVSIVGFAMAIAMTFLEALIQVLQAYIFALLSANYIGAALAADH